Within the uncultured Draconibacterium sp. genome, the region CTGCCGCAATGCTTTGGTTTTATCGTTTTGCGCATTAATAAGCACTTTTGCCTCGTCTTTTAACAAAGCACCCTGAAAGAACCAAATAGCTGCATATTCTTTAAAAACTCCAAGCCCGATTACATTTTTACCATTAATTGTGTAACACGGAGCTCCCCATTTTATGGTTTCCGATAGTTCTGTAGATGTGAGCAAATCGTGTAGTACCATTAAAATATCCTGCCGTGATCGGGCATTTAAAATATATTCGTCAACTGTTTTTGCACTCGGCATATCTCATTATTTTTTTCGGGTGAAAATGGCAATAATTGCTGAAGTTGCCAGTCCCATCAAAGGTGCAAAAATTATACTCTCTGCCATGTAACTTTTTAAATTGAAATATTCCGCTGCCTCTTGAGGTGTTTTCAATCCATGTTCAACGGTATAATCAATCATATTTTCAAAATAATGAGGCGTAATAACTTCAACAGTTAAGTATTGTGTGAGAGGAGTGAGTATTGTCACTCCTAAAGTGATGATCAATCCGCTTATGAATCCCTGAATCCAGGTCATTTTTCCGTTAAAATCATTCTTTCGTTTGTCGAGCAGTGCAACCACATAAACCGCAATTGCTACTATAGCGAAGAAGTTGGTAACGACGGAATGTTTTGCAATGTTCTCATCATGAAGACCGGCGATTCTTTCTCCAAACATCCAAACTAACTGAATGACTGCAAATAAAATGGCCCATTTAATCTCAATTGCAACTTTTTTCATCTTTCGTAAGTTTTGGTTTCAATTTAGAAATGAATAAAAAGGATGTTTTGTTCATTAACTACCGCGGTTTTGAACGTTTTTTTTCTTTCAGAACAGATTTAATCATTTTGCCAAACTCTTTGTCGCGCTGCCGTTTTTCGTAAACAGTACTACTGAAATGTTCTTGCTCGCGTTTTAGTTTCAGGTAGTTTTCGTAGGCATCTTCGCCTAATTCGCCACTCTCAAGAGCTGCCAGCACTGCACAACCCGTTTCGTTGGTATGGCTGCAATCGCCAAATTTACAATCGGAAGTGAGATCAGATATCGCATCAAATGTCATTTCAAGGGCATCAGCCGAGTCGGTCACTCCTAATTCGCGCATTCCCGGTGTGTCGATCACAATACTGTCGTTCTCGAGCACGAACAACTCGCGATGGCTGGTTGTATGCCGGCCTTTGTTTGTACTTTCACTTATCGACCGGGTTTCGAGCGCTTCTCTGTTGAGCAGGTGATTAATGATTGTTGACTTACCAACTCCCGAAGAGCCCAGGAAACAATAGGTTTTACTGGCTTCCAATTCACTTTGCAGAAGATCCAAGCCTTGTTTTGTCTCATTGCTCAGTGCAATTGTTTTTATATTCCTGATGCGATTTTTAACGTCATCAATTAGCTGTTTACACTCGTTTTCACTAACCAAATCAGTTTTTGAAAGAACCAGGAACGGTTGGATATTTCCGGCATAACATACGGCCAGGTATCTTTCCAAACGGTTCGGATTAAAATCGTGGCCAACCGCTTGTACAATAAACGCTACATCAACATTCGCAGCAATAAGTTGCACATCGCCGTGTTTGCCAACAGCCTGGCGTTCGAGTTTTGAAAAACGGGGCAGAACTTCAAGAATAATGGCATTCTCATCATCCATTGGCATAAAACGCACCCAGTCACCAGCAGTCGGGAAATCGGTTGCGGATTGAGCAGCAAACCGGATATTTCCGGTTATTTCCGCTTTAAAAACCGAAGTGTCGCTCTGAATGATGTAACGTTCTTTATGCACAGTTATCACTCTTGCTAGCTCAGTAATGGGAATCCCATTCTGATTTATATAATTTTCAATCGATTCAGGAAGTTGTTGTTTCATGATAAAAGACTTAACAGATAAATTTACACTTTTCGTTGTTTCCATTTGCCTTTTCGGAACAAATACAGAGCTGTTATTGCCAAAAACGATTCAGCAATTACAATCGACATGCTGGCTCCAAATAAGCCCATATTCAGCACAATTGCAAGAAAATAGGCCAGTGGTATCTCGAACAACCAAAAGCTCATAAAATTGATCTTTGAAGGCGTAATCGTATCGCCACTTCCGTTAAAACCTTGCATCAGTACCATTCCCAGTGCATAAAACAGAAAGCCAAAACTAATAATCCGCAGCGCCAGTGTGCCATTGTCGACAACAGCCGCTTCTCCGATAAACAGTTTTATCCAAAACTCAGGGAAAACAGCCAGTATTATTCCCATGAAACCCATAAATATCATGTTTACGTAACCGGTAATCCATACAGATCGTTCTGCACGTTCAGGTTGATTGGCACCAAGGTTTTGCCCAACAAGCGTTGATGCGGCATTGCTTAATCCCCACGCAGGCAACAATGCAAAAATAATTATTCGGATGGCAATAGTATATCCGGCCAACGCCTCCGGCCCCGAAACTGCAATAATACGGACCAGCAAAATCCAGCTCGATGTTGCAATTAGGTTTTGTAAAATTCCACCACCTGATATTTTAATCAGTTTCAGCATTACATTAACGCGAATTTTTAAATTGGACCAATACAGTCGGATGCGGTGATGCCCACCAAACAAAAGGTAAAACTGGTACAAAACAGCCAAGCCGCGCCCTGTTGTAGTGGCAATTGCTGCTCCTGCCAGTCCTAGTTCAGGGAAAGGACCAATGCCAAAAATAAGTAATGGATCGAGAATGATATTGATAATATTTGCCAGCCACATTACCCGCATTGAAATGGCCGCATCTCCGGAACTGCGAAATACAGCATTAATAATAAACAACAGCATGATTACCACGTTTCCGCCAAACATAACGGCAGGGAAGAGGTAACCTTCGGCAGCCATTGAATCGGTAGCTCCCATTAACTTTAAAAATTCGCCGGCATATAAAACGCCGGGAATAGCAATACAAACGGAAAATATAAAACCTACCATCATGGCCTGAAAAGCCACTACACCAGCTTGTTTATTGTTTTTCTCGCCAATTCTCCGCGAAACAAGCGCAGTGGTTGCCACGCTAAGTCCCATTCCAACGGCGTATACAATGGTCATTACTGACTCAGTGAGGCCAACAGTTGCCACTGCATCTGCACCTAATTTCGAAACAAAAAAGATGTCAACTACGGCAAATACCGATTCCATGATCATCTCCAACACCATAGGAACAGCCAAAATAAAAATGGCTTTGCCAAGACTGCTCTCGGTAAAATCGCGCTCTGTACCGCCAATTGCTTCTTTTACATCGATCCAGAGTCCTTTAAAATCAATGTCTTTTAGTTTTTGTAAAGACAAAACACTTACTCTTTTGTGTAACATTATAAAAATATGGAAATAAATGAATAAACTAATTGAATAATCTCTCTTGGCCAACCTAGAACGGTCGGCAATTGGTGACGGTAATATTTATTGAGATATTCATCTTTTAGTTCTCTTTTATTCGAGTTTGACAAAGTTATGAAAATTAATTCTTATAAAACAAATCAAATTTCAATAAACTTTTATTCGCCATCTATTTGAACACTTCAAACCTACTAACGTTTATAACGTGAAAAGTAACTACAAATGAATCCTAAACTGTATTCTATTATTCTATTTTTTGTACTTGTTTCATGCAATTACAAAGATCAATTTCCAGTAAAAAAGTCGGAGCGAATTTCTAATATTAATACATCTGTAACACAGGAAGATAGTAGCTCTTACGCGCCTTTTGAAGGGCTTTTTACTTTTGTAAACCAGTTTGATGCACAAGATTCATCCTTTGATCTAGAGGCTTTTAAAGCAAATTACAATCAGTTTTATGTGAATAATAACAAGGCCATTTATGATAGCCTGGCATTGCCTGCCTGGATTGAAATAAACGGATTGTTGCTTGAATTAACCGGTGAAGCAAAATATGCACAGGAACTGGAAAAAATTTCAGCAAACGAAAATATGACGGACTACATTAAACCTTTTGTGCTAACACAAAATGGTGATCATATATACGTCAACCTGTTCAATCCGGCTGAAATAGACTTCCAGCATTCGCTTGGTGGCGATGTTACTTTTCGTCAGGAAACCAATTATCCTGAGTCGGGCAGTGTGCGCTTACATTTCGAGATGACGGAACGGCGCTACATTGAACTGAATATACGAATTCCGGAATGGGCTGAGGGTACACACGTAACAGTAAAAGGAGTAAAGTATTTTACAAAACCCGGTAGCTACTGTTTAATCGCTAAAAAATGGAAACAGGGCGATTTGGTTCAGGTTGAGATGCCAATAGGAAACTATCCCAATCGTTAAAATCAACAGTTTGGCAAAGCATCAAAGATGGCTAGCCCGCCTTCCGATGTTTCGCGGTATTTACTTTGCAAATCTATCCCTGTTTTATACATTGTTTCCACTACTTCATCAAAACTAATGCGGTGGCGCCCATCGGTCAGCAAAGCATAATTATTGTGCGATACGGCGCGCTCGGCAGCAAAAGCATTTCGCTCGATACACGGAATTTGTACCAGCCCGGCTACCGGATCGCAGGTTAATCCCAAATGATGTTCGAGTCCCATTTCTGCTGAATATTCAATCTGAAAAATGGTTCCGCCCATCATTTGCGTTGCAGCGCCCGATGCCATTGCACAAGCTGTTCCAACTTCTCCCTGGCAACCTACTTCGGCACCTGAAATGGAAGCATTTGTTTTTACAATGTTGCCAATAAGTCCGGCAGTGGCTAGTGCCCGAAGGATGGCATTTTTATCTCTTTTGTGTATTTTTTTGAAATATTTGAGAACGGCAGGTAAAACACCACTCGCACCACATGTGGGGGCGGCTACTATTTTGCCGCCGGCAGCATTTTCTTCCATAACAGCTAATGCGTATGAAAACAATTGCGAACGGCGTTTAAATGGAGTTGCAAAAGTATCTCCTCTTGTATTAAAAACGGGTGCCTTACGGGGGAGCTTTAAACCGCCCGGCAAAACCCCTTCAGTTTTTAACCCTCGTTTAATACTTTCCAACATCACCAGCCACACTTCTTCCAGGTAATCCCATATATCAGGATCTTCAAACTCGGCAACATATTCCCAAAAATTTTTTCCGTTGTGGTTGCACCAGTCTAATATTTCCGACATGGTAGTGTGTTCATACACTTCAACGGTTTCTGATTGGGTGTGGTCGTCAACAATAGTACCACCACCAACGCTGTAACAGGTCCATTCTTTTAATAACTCGTTCTCATTGTTAAAAGCCTTAAAACAGATACTGTTGGGATGTCTCGGAAGAAAAGTCTTGGGTTTCCAGTTAATTTGTAGTGGATGGTTGCCAAAACTTTGTTTAATGGCATAATCAGTAAGGTGCCCTTTGCCTGTAGCTGCCAGGCTGCCATACAAAATTACCTCAAAACGAGCTGCGTTTTTGTTTTCTGCCAGAAACCTGTCGGCAGCTTTTTTAGGGCCCATGGTGTGGCTGCTTGATGGCCCGTGACCTATTTTGTAGATTTCTCTTATTGATTCCATTCTTCTATAATATTGTGCAAATGAAGAACAGAATTCTTTAAAACTCTATGACTTTTGCTGCATTTTTTTGTATTAACAAGCAAAATAGTGACTTTTTATTTTTTGTCCTTCACCCGCATAAAACGGAACATTTTCATAATCCAGTTGGGTAGGGGGTGATAACCACGTTTCCGAAGATCGATGTACCAGCCTATCTTTTTGATAATAGGTATTTTATGTGTTTCAACAAATTCGATCAGTGTTCCTTCCGGTGCCTGGATATACGCAAAATTTCCGGCAGCTTCTCCCATGTCGAATGATTCCGTAGCTTTTGCACTATCAACGGTAAACGGATAACCAATGGCTTTTGCTCTCTCACGGAATTGATCCATTCCGTTGATATCGAAACAAAGGTGTATGAAACCCGGATCTCCCCAGATTCGTCCTTCGTAAATATTTTTCGGCTCGTAATCAAGGGCTTGCACTAACTCAATTACCGATTGTCCGAAGAAAGGACTAAAAGCGCCTTGTTTTACATCGGAATGACGAAGTAAAACGCGTCGGAATTTCTTGTTGCCACCGGGAATGCCTTTGTAATCTTCAAAAATGCCGGTTTCATCGTAAACAATTTCGTCGTATTGCAGAATTTCCTGGTAAACTTTCAGGCTGGTGTCTATATCTTTCACGCCGATAACCGTTCCCAGTACTCCGCCACTTAATGACTTTTCTTTTTTACGAAAAACACCTTCCTGATTTTTTATTTCCCACATGTTTCCGTAAATGTCTTTCATGAAAAAGTGATCGTTGCCTGCCGGATCTTTTGAAATGGGAGTGAGCAAGTTCAGTTTTGAAGCACTAAATTTATCGTAAACGGCTTGTACATTTTCGGTTTTAATTTTTCCGATGTTAATGCCCAAATCACCTAGTTGAATCTCAAAATTGATCGGTTTAGGTTTTTTCCCTGTATGTTGCCATATCTCAAGACCTCCGCCACCTTGCATGTTAAGCGCCAAAACAGCTCTTCTGTCGCGTGTTTTGCCAGCTGTATGTGCCAGCATCAACTCTGCTGTAGCTTCATCTTCAAACATTCGAATATCCATTGAGAAATGTTCGCGATACCATTTCCATGCTTCCTGAAGATCTTCAACACCAACTCCTAACTGCTGGATTCCGTTTATTTGTGCTTTCATTTTTGCAATACTTATAGTTTACAGTGGTTTTACGCGCGAAGCCATGTAATAATACAAACGCGGCAAAAACCGCCTGATGTGCACCATAATAACTTCTGAACCACCTACCAATATTTCTTTTCTCTCTTTTTTCAGTTTTTTGCAAATCACTTTTGCACATTTTTCGGCGGACATTCCTGTGTCCTGACCGGCATCCATTTGTGCGTGTGTTTTTCCATCTTTATTTATCGCATTCACCGAAATATTCGTTTTTATCCGTCCGGGAATAATAACCGACACTGAAATGTTGTTTCTTGCATTTTCGGCCCGTAAACTTTCAAAAAAACCGTGTAAGGCTTGTTTAGATGCCGAGTACGACGACCGGTATGGAAATCCAAATTTACCAACAATACTTGATGTTACCGCAATTTGTCCGCCGCCATTTTCAATCATTTGCGGTAAAACCTTTTTGCTTAAGGCAATCGTTCCGAAATAATTTACCTCAAAAATTTTACGATCGACACTAAGCGGAGTTTCAGCCACAAACGAACGTTGGCTTATCCCGCCAAACTGGTATAGCGCATCAATTTTTATGTTGTTTTCTTTAATGAATTGAGTCGCTTCTTCAATTGATTGTTCATTACCTAAATCGAAAGGAAGAATAACGGTTTGGCAGCCATTTGTTATGCAGATTTTTTCGGTGTCTTTTAAGGCCTCTTCTTTTCTGCCTGAAAGAATGAGTGTTACGTTGTTCGACGATAACTCAATTGCCACCGCTTTGCCAATGCCCGATGATGCTCCTGTAATCCAAATTGTCTTTCCCGAAAAATCCATTTACTACATACTTTCAGCGTGCCACGAAGATAACAGAATATTCAGCCAGACAAAATGAATAAGGTCTATTTTTACTGTATCAAAATTAAAAATAGTTAAGATTGTTAAATTCCTTTTGGCTCCGACCATTTTTCTCTTTCAGGCAAAATAAAACTAAATAAAACAGCCATAGAAAATGCCAGCAGGTAACTGGCCAGTCGTTCAGATACTCCGGTGGCATCAACCAGCCATGTTTTCCATATTACGGCAGATAGTGTTCCGGTAATTAAGCTGGCAAAAACGCCGGCTCTCGACAGTTTTTTCCAGAAAATAAGCAATACAATGGCGGGGCCAAACGAAGCACCAATACCACTCCATGCATAGGAAACCAGTCCGTAAACAGTATCTTCCATTGTGATAGCCAATATAAAACCTACCGCTCCAACGGCAAGCGTAAGTATTTTATTCAGGAACAGCATTCGCTTTTCTTCAATCTGCTTTTTGGTAACGTGCAGGTAAAAATCTTCTGTCATTGAGGATGAAACGACCATCAACTGCGATGAAGCTGTTGACATCATTGCAGAAACTGCACCCGATAAAAGAATTCCGGCAAGAATAGGATTCAAAAGTGTCATAACCATTATCGGCATTATTTTTTCGGAATCACTGGCAACTGAAGCAGCAGCAGCTCCCAAAATACCATGTTGCACTAACTGGTATCCAATTATTCCAATCAGAAAAGCTCCAACGTAAGCCAATAGTGTCCAGGTGATTGCGAGCACGCGGCTTTGCTGAGTTTCTTTTTGGCTGCGCATGGCCATCATTCGAGTTAGCAACTGTGGCTGTCCGGTATAACCAAATGCCCAACTTAGCCCATTTAAAACAAGCAGACCGCCTGTAGCCTGTTTTACCGAATCAATGTTTTGAGGTACAAGATAATTCGCTTGTGAAATGGCTTCCGCCACGTGAATATTGTTGGCTGCTGCAATTCCTAGCGCAATAATAGGCAGAACAACACATGTAACAACCATTAAAACAGCTTGAAAAGCATCGGTGGCCACAACGGTAATAAATCCACCTAACATGGTATATAAGGTAACCAGTGCTGAGCCAATTACCATTCCCCAAAAAGGATCAATTTTAAAGGTGTCGTTGAAAATTTTACCGGCACCACTGAATTGTGCTGCAATGTACAATACAAAAAAGAATATAATAATAAGGGAAGAGAGAATTCCAAAACTTCGTTGTGTACCTTTAAATTTGGCCGAAAACAAACTCGGAACCGTTAATGCTCCTGTTTTGTCTGTAAGTTTTTGCAGCGGTTCGGCCAGAAAGATCCATAAAAACAGAATACCACTAACACAACCTAAAGCCACCCACAACGACGCCATTCCTTCGGCGTAAGCATGACCGGTTAAACCTAAAAGTAACCAGGCCGATTCACCTGTAGCCCGTTCGGATAAAGCCAGTGAAAAACCAGAAATTTTTTTACCGCCAATAACAAAGTCATTGTTCGTTTTCGACCGACGTGCTGAGTACGCTACAATACCAATTAAAATAACAAGGTAGGCAACAAAAACTATTATCATTTTTTAGTAGAATTGTTATAAGGTGCCCAAAGATAAAAAGAAAAAGCACTGTAGCAATTGTTCGTAAAATTTAATGCGACAAAATCTTTTTGATTGCATATTTGAATATTGGAGGTGTTTGGAGTAGAAAAATACTCAATTATTAACTTTTTGATTTAGGCTTTGAAAACCTTCGCCAAGTATTTCTTTGGTATCCATAACCGTGATAAATGCATCGGGATCGATTTTACTTATGTATTCCTGAAGAATTGCAACTTCGCGACGGCTAACAACGGTGTAAATAATTCGTTTTTGCTCGCCGGTAAACATGCCTTCGCCGTTCAGATAAGTTCCTCCACGCTCTAAATCAACCAGTAATTTTTCTTTTATCTCTGCGTGTTTACGCGAAACAATCAGAAGTGCTTTGTTGTAATTAGCGCCTTCAAGTGCTGTGTCGATCAGTTTTCCGCAAATATAAATTACTATTAATGAGTAGAGTGGGATGGCAAAATCGCGGAACGCAAGCAAACCAAAGAATACGATAACTGAATCAACGTAAATCATCAACCTGCCAATTTGCAGGTGGGTGTATTTTCCAATGATCATGGCAATAATATCCGATCCGCCGGACGTAGCACGCGACTTAAAAATCAAACCAAGTCCAAATCCCATTAAAACGCCACCAAACAGGCACGATAAAAGGATATCATCCACCAGTGGAATATTTGCATCCGGGCGCATCATAGTAAGTAGGTCGGTAAAAACAGCAGTAAGTACCGAACCGGTAATCGTTTTAATTCCAAAACGCGGCCCCAGTATTTTAATTCCGGCAATGATCAACGGAATATCAATCATTAGCGCAAAGGTACCCACCGGAATTCCGTCGGGCCAGAAAGAAAAAACGCCTTCGGTTAGGTAGTGCACAACAATTGCAATACCGTAAACGCCACCCGGAACAATTTTATGTGGTGTAACAAAAAATACAAAAGAGGCTGCCAAAATAAATGAGCCGCCAATTAAAAGCAGATTATCCTGAATCCACTTTTTGCTAAAAATTTTGTCTTTTGTCAGAAATGCCATTTTGCTAAAATTTTTCGCAAAAGAACACAATTTTAATGGATTAAAAAACAGATAATTGTCAACTACAATTTATGTTGGACTTGAGGCTGGATTCTTGATTCTGGATACTTGATACTTGATACTTGATACTGGATAGGATATTAATCGAGTGTAAAACGGTAGGAGATTGTTCCCTGTTGGAATGCCGGAGCATTTTCGTCAACATTGAACGTGGCTTTTAGCGCAGCTTGTTTGGCTTCATCCCAGAACGCTTTATTCGCAATTGTGGTACCGCGTGCTCCAGGCTCCGCAGACGTAACATTACCTTTCTTATCGACCTTAACGGTAACAACGACAATTCCGGCATCATTACCCGGATATTTGGGTTTGGGAAGTGACATTGCAGATCTGCCTTTCAAACTAAAAGAAGGACCATCGCCTTGGTTTCCTGAACCGCTGCCTCCGTCGCCATAATTTGTTGCATTCGGATCGCCGGTTGGTACACCCTGGTTACCACTTGGGAATGTTACTCCCTGGCTTTTCCCGTCGCTGTTGCCAGTGCCTCCACTTCCGGAGCCACTGTTTGCAAAAGCACCTTGCGTACGCGAGTTAATCTCAGCAATTTTTCGTTCTTCTTCCAGCTTTCGTTGGCGCTCTGCCTCTTCACGTGCTTTACGTTCGGCTTCCTCGCGGGCAATTCTTTCTGCCTCTTCGCGTTGCTGGCGTTCTATTTCTTCTTGTTTTTTACGCTCAATCTCAGCCAAGCGTTTGCGTTCTACTTCTTCAGCGTTTTTGCGGTCTAGCTCTTCCTGTTCTCTACGTTTTTTTTCATCCAGCTCCTGCTGACGTTTGCGCTCTTTTTCTTTTTTCTTTTTCTCGGCTGCTTCAATGGCAACTGTTTTTTCGTAGTCCTGCGTCATTGCAACTTCCTCGGCAGGTTCCGGTTCTGAAGTTTTCACCGGAGGCGGAGGTGTTTGTTGAGCAGGAGGTGGCGTAGATTTTTTTTGTGCAGTTTGAGGAGGTGGAGGAGTCGTTTGTTGTTGCTTGCGTGCCGGACTTGGTTTGCGGTCGCCCAATCCATTTTCTGAATTTCCGAAATTAACCAGAATTCCTTCTTCTCCAGGCAGAGGAAGTGGCGTAAAAAAGCCAAGTAAGAGCAGTAATATCAAGACAATTGTGTGAAAAACAATCGTTCCGACAAGCCCCTTTTTCTTCTCGCTATATTCCTCTCTTTCTACCATTCTTCTTCTATTCAGGCGATGTCGCCAGTATCATTTTATACTTATTTCGGCGGGCAATGTTCATTATTTTCACCACTTCGTTAACCGGAACAGATTGATCGGCATGCAACGAGATAAAAATATCGTCGTTACCCGAGCCAAACTTATTGGTTAAAAACGGCTCAATATCGCCAAATTTTACGCTTTGAAGCTTATTGTCGTCGTTGATATAGTATTTCAAATCGGATGTAATCGATATGGTTGTGATTGGCTTGGCAGCTGTTTGATTGTTACTTTGCGGAAGTAACAATTTCAGTGCATTTGGCGCAATCAGGGTAGAGGTAACCATAAAGAAAATAAGCAACAGAAATACAATGTCGGTCATCGACGACATGCTAAATGCAGCATTTACTTTATTTCTCTTTTTTAGTGCCATTTACTACAGGTTATGCCGGTTCGTTTAACAGATCCATAAATTCAGAAGTGGTTGCTTCCATTTTAAAAACCACTTTTTCAACATTCGATACAAGAATATTGTAGGCAAAATAGGCGATAATACCCACGATCAATCCGGCAACTGTGGTTACCATTGCCTGGTAAATACCGGTTGAAAGCAGTGTTACATCAATATTGTTTCCGGCGTTCGACATATCGTAAAATGCCTGAATCATCCCCATAACCGTGCCAAGAAATCCGATCATCGGAGCTCCACCGGCTACCGATGCCAAAACCGGAAGTCCTTTTTCCAGTTTCGAAATCTCGAGGTTACCCACATTTTCTATGGCGGCATTTACGTCGGTTAATGGCCGGCCAATCCGGCTGATTCCTTTTTCCAACATGCGCGATGCCGGATTCGGGTTGCTGCGACACAATGCCACGGCAGAATCGATT harbors:
- the tolA gene encoding cell envelope integrity protein TolA, giving the protein MVEREEYSEKKKGLVGTIVFHTIVLILLLLLGFFTPLPLPGEEGILVNFGNSENGLGDRKPSPARKQQQTTPPPPQTAQKKSTPPPAQQTPPPPVKTSEPEPAEEVAMTQDYEKTVAIEAAEKKKKEKERKRQQELDEKKRREQEELDRKNAEEVERKRLAEIERKKQEEIERQQREEAERIAREEAERKAREEAERQRKLEEERKIAEINSRTQGAFANSGSGSGGTGNSDGKSQGVTFPSGNQGVPTGDPNATNYGDGGSGSGNQGDGPSFSLKGRSAMSLPKPKYPGNDAGIVVVTVKVDKKGNVTSAEPGARGTTIANKAFWDEAKQAALKATFNVDENAPAFQQGTISYRFTLD
- a CDS encoding biopolymer transporter ExbD — protein: MALKKRNKVNAAFSMSSMTDIVFLLLIFFMVTSTLIAPNALKLLLPQSNNQTAAKPITTISITSDLKYYINDDNKLQSVKFGDIEPFLTNKFGSGNDDIFISLHADQSVPVNEVVKIMNIARRNKYKMILATSPE
- a CDS encoding MotA/TolQ/ExbB proton channel family protein, which gives rise to MFNLLMIQADLPQELEAVATEPEGISTKFIDLAMKGGWIMIPILFLSVVAVYIFFDRYFAIKKAGRFDSSLLEKIKVYITSGKIDSAVALCRSNPNPASRMLEKGISRIGRPLTDVNAAIENVGNLEISKLEKGLPVLASVAGGAPMIGFLGTVMGMIQAFYDMSNAGNNIDVTLLSTGIYQAMVTTVAGLIVGIIAYFAYNILVSNVEKVVFKMEATTSEFMDLLNEPA